The following coding sequences are from one Paenibacillus sp. FSL R5-0912 window:
- a CDS encoding cold-shock protein, which translates to MQTGTVKWFNADKGFGFIEVEGGSDVFVHFSAITGDGFKSLDEGQRVEFNVTQGARGPQAENVVKL; encoded by the coding sequence ATGCAAACAGGTACAGTAAAATGGTTCAACGCAGACAAAGGTTTCGGTTTTATCGAGGTTGAAGGCGGAAGCGACGTATTCGTACACTTCTCCGCAATCACTGGCGACGGCTTCAAATCTTTGGACGAAGGCCAACGCGTTGAGTTCAACGTAACTCAAGGCGCTCGTGGACCACAAGCCGAAAACGTTGTAAAACTGTAG
- a CDS encoding DUF2339 domain-containing protein yields the protein MEDFRDRLRAVQQQQDGLLKEYQALIEEYESSDLVHENEALKKENEENKLILRELKIQASILRQDNSELRTALSEQILDEKLGILRVSRQKLQTYFGSQNNAYLDRLTSFELETRQRIDVTFRRAQAELGQDQGQIAAMLGEVQGRLNESILLRRKRQREVEQSLTGALDSRMDVFAAEGVSEETLLRRRKQNRIEMKIGLNWINRLGILLLILAVGAGFRYSYSTWFNDYMKGSAFFLLGAIMLGGGEWLFRKGRGAFALGLIGGGVSVLYGSIFYSYFLLEIIGLWAGIGLSVLVTLSAVLLSLRYESRTICSMGLVGGYLPLFSYIGAFGLEGSAVYAAMGYLFVLNLLILLVSLRKRWVIVNYISFLFNIPSMLLLINLSDSSAAVMLCAILTFVMYLGITLWYPFKYKSKLAWLDFCLLGCNTAISCVTLYILFQDAGLGEFKGALALFFCLMYLGLGVLLEKRMPQERESRLLFYATSLTFAVLMIPFQLGTAWWSIGWLIEGVVLTVYGQLYRFKAVERSGWGILLLCLGTFFGIEGLLRISELSPVVIYSNPYFELKYTFITAGMVTVALFYAVRLSREELLLRSSPAEVQGVVWFKYAAILNFYVYLVYEALRLYDRAVPENMAHSTFYKLLLAALLTAGLAYGLPKVKVLYDAVVGYMVMLMYGITYAICIGITLGMPSLQGGLSGSSGADLLVLGLLILFNLFVWFSGGRLLRTTLLRDSKNMELVPVAMGIYLLVMITAFLGVQIRLHDGGLAFSLVYLLLSVLFIMYGFRRRYLYIRRFGLGLSLLATGKLLLYDLTLLNTGSKIIAYFSFGLCLLGISYLYQRVSARMEEAYALAEKDQPES from the coding sequence ATGGAGGATTTCAGAGATCGGCTGAGGGCTGTACAGCAGCAGCAGGACGGGCTTTTGAAAGAATACCAGGCTTTGATTGAGGAATATGAGAGCAGCGATCTGGTTCATGAGAACGAAGCGCTGAAGAAGGAGAATGAAGAGAACAAGCTGATCCTCAGGGAACTGAAAATTCAGGCTTCTATATTGCGGCAGGATAACTCCGAGCTGCGGACGGCACTGAGTGAGCAGATTCTGGATGAGAAGCTGGGCATTCTCCGGGTATCGCGGCAGAAGCTGCAGACCTACTTTGGCTCGCAGAATAATGCCTACCTCGACAGGCTGACTTCCTTCGAGCTGGAGACCAGGCAGCGTATTGATGTCACGTTCAGACGTGCCCAAGCTGAGCTGGGGCAAGACCAGGGGCAGATAGCCGCCATGCTGGGAGAGGTGCAAGGGAGACTGAATGAGAGTATTCTGCTGCGCAGAAAACGGCAGCGTGAGGTGGAACAGTCACTGACAGGGGCGCTTGACAGCCGTATGGATGTCTTTGCCGCTGAGGGGGTCAGTGAGGAGACGCTGCTGCGCCGCCGCAAGCAGAACCGGATTGAAATGAAGATCGGGCTGAACTGGATCAACCGCCTGGGGATTCTGCTGCTGATTCTGGCAGTGGGGGCCGGGTTCAGATACAGTTATTCCACCTGGTTCAACGACTATATGAAGGGCAGTGCCTTCTTTCTGCTTGGCGCTATCATGCTGGGCGGCGGCGAGTGGCTGTTCCGCAAAGGCAGGGGAGCCTTTGCCCTGGGTCTGATCGGAGGCGGGGTATCCGTACTCTACGGCTCGATCTTTTACAGCTATTTTTTATTAGAGATTATCGGTTTATGGGCCGGGATCGGTCTATCCGTACTGGTCACTCTATCCGCTGTGCTGTTATCGCTGCGCTATGAGTCGCGGACGATCTGTTCCATGGGACTTGTCGGCGGTTATCTGCCGCTGTTCTCTTATATAGGGGCGTTCGGGCTGGAAGGCAGCGCAGTGTATGCGGCTATGGGGTATCTGTTCGTGCTGAACCTGCTCATTCTGCTGGTCTCCCTGCGCAAGCGCTGGGTTATTGTCAATTACATCAGCTTCCTGTTTAATATACCCTCCATGCTGCTGCTGATTAATCTGTCGGACAGCAGTGCAGCGGTCATGCTCTGCGCTATATTGACCTTTGTCATGTATCTGGGCATCACACTCTGGTACCCGTTCAAATACAAGTCGAAGCTTGCGTGGCTGGATTTCTGCCTGCTGGGCTGCAATACGGCCATCAGCTGCGTAACCTTGTATATTCTTTTCCAGGATGCAGGTCTGGGCGAATTCAAAGGTGCGCTTGCCTTGTTCTTCTGTCTGATGTACCTGGGGCTTGGCGTTCTGCTGGAGAAGCGGATGCCGCAGGAACGGGAGAGCAGACTGCTCTTCTACGCCACCTCTCTGACCTTTGCCGTACTGATGATCCCGTTCCAGCTAGGAACGGCCTGGTGGTCCATCGGCTGGCTGATTGAGGGAGTGGTTCTGACGGTCTACGGCCAGCTGTATCGCTTCAAGGCGGTGGAACGCTCGGGCTGGGGGATTCTCCTGCTCTGCCTGGGGACGTTCTTCGGCATTGAAGGGCTGCTGCGGATATCCGAGCTAAGCCCAGTGGTCATCTACAGCAATCCGTATTTTGAGCTGAAATATACGTTTATTACTGCGGGGATGGTTACGGTAGCCTTGTTCTATGCGGTCCGCCTTTCCCGGGAGGAGCTTCTGCTCCGCAGCTCACCTGCCGAGGTGCAGGGTGTAGTCTGGTTCAAATATGCGGCGATCCTGAATTTCTATGTATATCTGGTGTATGAAGCCTTGCGTCTGTACGACCGGGCAGTCCCGGAAAATATGGCGCACAGTACATTCTACAAGCTGCTGCTGGCAGCCTTGCTCACGGCCGGCCTTGCCTATGGGCTGCCGAAGGTTAAGGTGCTCTATGATGCGGTGGTCGGCTACATGGTTATGCTGATGTACGGGATCACTTATGCTATCTGCATCGGCATTACGCTGGGGATGCCCAGCCTGCAAGGCGGATTGTCCGGAAGCTCCGGGGCAGATCTTCTGGTGCTGGGTCTGCTTATCCTCTTCAATCTGTTCGTGTGGTTCAGCGGCGGAAGATTGCTGCGGACAACGCTCCTGCGCGATTCCAAGAATATGGAGCTGGTTCCGGTCGCTATGGGTATCTATCTGCTGGTGATGATTACTGCATTCCTGGGTGTACAGATCCGGCTGCATGATGGAGGACTGGCGTTCAGTCTGGTCTACCTGCTGCTCTCGGTGCTGTTCATTATGTACGGCTTCCGCAGGCGGTATTTGTACATCCGCCGTTTCGGGCTGGGCCTGTCACTGCTGGCAACGGGCAAGCTGCTGCTCTATGATCTGACCCTGCTGAACACCGGCAGCAAGATCATCGCTTATTTCAGCTTCGGACTCTGCCTGCTGGGGATTTCGTATCTCTATCAGCGGGTGTCAGCCAGAATGGAGGAAGCCTATGCGCTCGCAGAGAAAGACCAGCCGGAGAGCTAG
- a CDS encoding HAD family hydrolase, whose translation MYQTYIFDLYGTLIDIETDEEHPEVWERLALHFSYHGLRTQGADLQSRFLAERDRQLQAAAQTCQFPDFVMEEVFRAVARDLGGDPGQAWLHETVRWLRTLSMNHIALYDGVPEILRTLRSRGKKVYLLSNGQKTFIEAELTMLNILHLFHGIAISSEAGVSKPDPLFYRYLADNYGAELSSAIMIGNDPRTDIAGANTIGMDSCYIHTASSPDNVPVKSTVQIWDGDLRKIPGWSL comes from the coding sequence ATGTATCAGACTTATATTTTTGACCTTTATGGAACCTTAATTGATATTGAGACAGATGAAGAGCATCCCGAGGTATGGGAGCGGCTGGCGCTTCATTTCAGCTATCACGGGCTGCGCACGCAAGGTGCGGATCTGCAGTCCCGTTTCCTTGCGGAGCGTGACCGTCAGCTTCAAGCCGCTGCACAGACATGCCAGTTTCCCGATTTCGTCATGGAAGAGGTCTTCCGTGCCGTAGCCCGCGACTTAGGGGGGGACCCCGGGCAGGCCTGGCTGCATGAGACTGTCCGCTGGCTGCGGACCTTATCCATGAACCATATCGCGCTCTATGACGGAGTCCCGGAGATTCTCCGGACCTTGCGGTCGCGCGGCAAGAAGGTCTATCTGCTCTCGAATGGCCAGAAGACCTTCATTGAGGCAGAATTAACCATGCTGAACATTCTGCATTTATTCCATGGGATAGCCATTTCCTCTGAAGCCGGTGTAAGCAAGCCGGACCCGCTATTTTACCGGTATTTAGCAGATAACTATGGGGCCGAGCTAAGTTCGGCAATTATGATCGGCAACGATCCGCGTACGGATATTGCCGGAGCAAATACAATCGGCATGGATTCGTGTTATATTCATACAGCTTCCTCTCCGGATAACGTTCCGGTGAAGAGCACGGTGCAGATCTGGGATGGGGATCTGCGCAAAATTCCGGGCTGGAGCCTGTAG
- a CDS encoding copper amine oxidase N-terminal domain-containing protein: MKTSLKTSAALLTLSLALTTGVVSAAPAATGSNQTNDAQSKAGASLRAYAIAINGTAISETGFQPSGTKEPLIPLRTVAESLGFKITWNMATKAADLNKGNIYTTVKNGEDRYVINKMYTSLGTAPLTKADKMYVPASFVSEVLHQTISVEGNNIVITSAVEHVLETGVITAIRNSGDTSSIQIKGTGTAGLVLNVSGDTLYEKTDGTKLSLADLQIGMTVEAEHAVFSTRSLPPQTPAYRITVQDTKAQADMLGTEGTLEEIIRAEDGSLSLRIKGSALSDLSQSEIVLRLTEDTLLVNGSGEAVEPSALVQGITVMGFYSPVMTRSLPPIGTALKVAVQAVQP, translated from the coding sequence ATGAAAACTTCGCTCAAAACAAGTGCAGCGCTCCTGACGCTGTCGCTGGCCCTCACTACCGGAGTGGTCTCCGCTGCTCCTGCAGCAACCGGCTCGAACCAGACCAATGATGCCCAGAGCAAAGCTGGCGCCTCATTACGCGCATATGCCATTGCCATTAACGGCACAGCCATCTCCGAGACCGGCTTTCAGCCTTCCGGCACCAAGGAGCCGCTGATTCCGCTGCGTACCGTCGCTGAGTCACTGGGCTTCAAGATTACCTGGAACATGGCAACCAAAGCTGCCGACTTAAATAAAGGAAATATATACACAACTGTGAAGAACGGCGAAGACCGCTATGTGATTAATAAAATGTACACCTCACTCGGAACCGCTCCGCTGACTAAGGCAGACAAAATGTATGTCCCCGCATCCTTCGTAAGTGAGGTACTGCATCAGACCATTAGTGTGGAGGGGAACAATATCGTGATCACTTCAGCCGTAGAGCATGTCCTTGAGACCGGCGTCATCACCGCCATCCGGAATTCCGGCGACACTTCCTCCATTCAGATTAAGGGTACCGGAACCGCAGGGCTCGTACTGAATGTCAGCGGAGATACGTTATATGAGAAGACCGACGGCACCAAGCTGTCCTTAGCCGATCTCCAGATTGGTATGACGGTAGAGGCCGAGCACGCAGTGTTCTCCACCCGCAGCCTGCCGCCGCAGACGCCCGCTTACCGGATAACTGTCCAGGATACAAAGGCTCAGGCCGATATGCTGGGTACGGAAGGCACGCTTGAAGAGATCATCAGGGCCGAAGACGGCTCACTCAGCCTCCGCATCAAGGGCAGCGCCCTCAGTGACCTGTCGCAAAGCGAGATCGTGCTTCGCCTGACGGAAGATACCCTGCTGGTGAACGGGAGCGGAGAAGCTGTAGAACCATCTGCTCTGGTGCAAGGCATTACGGTTATGGGCTTCTACTCCCCTGTAATGACCCGGAGTCTGCCGCCAATCGGAACCGCGCTCAAAGTCGCTGTGCAGGCCGTTCAGCCTTAA
- a CDS encoding MBL fold metallo-hydrolase: MTLIIIDIAASLVILVAAAYLLMTLYPAFGRRAGKQEQALNSRSLNYSKGKFAYPQTAELIGERAGGGGLSILKDFIKGNPRSRPAEPLQPLPLQPASIGQGPGTRVTWFGHSAVLLEMDGVTLFLDPMLGNAPSPFPFIGGRRYSKQLPLEISQLPQIDAVVLSHDHYDHLDYGTIRKLKDKVGLFIVPLGVGAHLRRWGVSGDKIREHDWGDELAYAGITFSCEPARHFSGRSLLDRNTTLWCSWVIRGTETKVFYSGDSGYGPHFAEIGRKYGPFDLTLMECGQYDPRWADIHMLPEQTVEAHIDVQGGLLIPVHWGAFTLSMHDWTDPVERIAAAAAAKGVRLATPRIGETVVAGAAEYPALPWWR; this comes from the coding sequence ATGACTCTGATTATTATTGATATTGCAGCTTCACTGGTGATACTTGTTGCAGCGGCGTATCTGCTTATGACCCTCTATCCGGCGTTTGGACGGAGGGCAGGGAAGCAGGAACAGGCGCTGAACAGCCGCTCGCTTAATTATAGCAAGGGCAAATTTGCCTATCCGCAGACGGCTGAACTCATCGGCGAGAGGGCTGGCGGTGGGGGCCTGTCCATTCTGAAGGATTTCATTAAAGGTAATCCCCGGTCCAGACCGGCCGAGCCGCTGCAGCCGCTACCGCTGCAGCCTGCATCTATCGGGCAAGGCCCGGGCACCCGCGTTACCTGGTTCGGCCACTCTGCGGTATTGCTGGAGATGGATGGGGTTACGCTGTTCCTGGACCCTATGCTGGGGAATGCGCCGTCCCCGTTTCCGTTCATCGGCGGCCGCCGTTACAGCAAGCAGCTGCCGCTGGAGATTTCCCAGCTTCCGCAGATTGATGCGGTTGTGCTATCCCATGATCATTATGATCATCTGGACTACGGCACCATCCGCAAGCTTAAGGATAAGGTAGGCCTGTTCATTGTGCCGCTCGGAGTCGGCGCCCATTTGCGCCGCTGGGGAGTAAGCGGAGATAAGATCCGCGAGCATGACTGGGGGGATGAGCTTGCGTATGCGGGGATTACGTTCAGCTGTGAGCCGGCGCGGCATTTCTCCGGCCGCAGTCTGCTGGACCGTAACACCACCCTGTGGTGCTCATGGGTCATCCGCGGGACGGAGACGAAGGTCTTCTACAGCGGGGACAGCGGTTACGGGCCGCATTTTGCCGAGATTGGACGCAAGTATGGTCCATTCGATCTTACGCTGATGGAATGCGGCCAATACGATCCGCGCTGGGCCGATATCCACATGCTGCCGGAACAGACGGTTGAAGCACATATAGATGTGCAGGGAGGTCTGCTTATTCCGGTTCATTGGGGGGCCTTCACCCTGTCGATGCATGACTGGACCGATCCGGTGGAGCGTATCGCAGCTGCGGCTGCAGCTAAAGGGGTACGGCTGGCTACACCAAGAATTGGGGAGACTGTAGTGGCCGGAGCTGCGGAGTATCCTGCACTTCCCTGGTGGAGATGA